One window from the genome of Nicotiana sylvestris chromosome 9, ASM39365v2, whole genome shotgun sequence encodes:
- the LOC104227636 gene encoding BRCT domain-containing protein At4g02110-like — translation MAEINQDMLHGDFSRIFIGVRFVLFGFDSLRKEQIRSKLLDGGGVDARGYGPDCTHLIVDRIVYDDPICVAAQRDGKVLVTSLWVEHSFDVGMAADHLSMMYRPLRDLNGIPGAKSLILCLTGYQRQDRDDIMTMVGRMGANFSKPLVSHKVTHLICYKFEGEKYELAKKLKRIKLVNHQWLEDCLRDWEILPEAAYDKSGYESEMVEAEAKDSEDEQDDIAANTSRERVSFTSPQHSKSPSQFRLKQEICRNISEIRTPTGLSDLGNHDQLVLCASKESKSDLVTAFEESHKSHLETLGTTLSRNKEVPHSMPLNGNSPASVSTSAKKSPKSCLSNSCFKSYSRKKPRKTGLTMASEQIESAGCPPINEVSKHSDNVNISSEKEQDGTELFSAEKDQSGLLPGKRRVGMLYSSSNSSKTSHNPDSMLDRGLVEDRGIELGRHLLLGKNVHSENGASLDPSQNCDSSISNPIKLGNQQECDEDALQAGTCAITGLKKTTLSSNVDPVNFHLCETKDSTVDLNGLRNELQAAKNPSPGNGGEDIEKSSRLAELENAVGDSTSGSKPLKRKSLSKKTLGSRQSLCKGDSRNQKGTISLNKVVPANESAPSVSGGIKNTEHQEVLSCEKVEVPPADTAESNKETEKRKHFDSGNEDIKTAESINRDAETPENKEYDELNVARAELGGAPHSGVNPTEKNPAVNQLVNRTDVEDCAVRHDSDNKSSKAQETISRKKTRSNKSTSVENDVDVKETKGPKYLMKRSRTTNLAAKRAVVSTKVAKRKKSKSETKNAELEKGRGLPVTGEATLAPDHELNSMDAEKENEPAIGGQCTTYIEQGAGEMSPKCKIKPLKAIVANPDALQVTKVGTEPMWFILSGHRLQRKEFEKVIKRLKGNVCRDSHQWSYQATHFIVPDPVRRTEKFLAAAASGRWILKTDYLTASNEAGRLLDEEQYEWHKKGLTEDLAIDLEAPRKWRLLRERTGHGAFYGMKIIIYGDCIVPPLDTLKRAVKTGDGIILATSPPYTQFLKSGVDFAIVDETMPHYDKWVQEFLRHEIPCVLPDYLVAYVCKPGHLRDSYVKYNTHTWVERSLKNLTDRLEEVVEDMVPSDDNSN, via the exons ATGGCAGAAATCAACCAAGATATGTTACACGGAGACTTCTCCAGAATCTTCATAGGTGTTCGTTTTGTTCTTTTCGGATTCGACTCTCTAAGAAAAGAGCAG ATTCGGTCAAAGCTTTTGGATGGTGGTGGAGTTGACGCGAGAGGATATGGACCGGATTGCACACACCTTATTGTAGATAGAATTGTTTAT GATGATCCCATATGTGTTGCTGCCCAACGGGATGGAAAAGTTCTAGTCACAAGCTTATGGGTTGAGCACAGTTTTGATGTGGGAATGGCTGCCGATCACCTTTCT ATGATGTACAGACCTCTGAGAGATTTGAATGGAATCCCAGGTGCTAAATCGCTAATTCTGTGCTTAACCGGATATCAGCGACAAGACCGAGATGATATTATG ACAATGGTTGGGCGGATGGGTGCAAATTTTTCAAAGCCGTTGGTTTCACACAAAGTCACGCATCTTATTTGCTACAAATTTGAGG GAGAGAAATATGAGCTTGCCAAGAAACTGAAGAGGATAAAGCTAGTGAATCACCAGTGGTTAGAAGATTG TTTAAGGGATTGGGAAATTCTTCCTGAGGCTGCATATGATAAAAG TGGATATGAGTCGGAGATGGTGGAAGCCGAAGCCAAGGATTCTGAAGATGAACAAGACGACATTGCTGCAAACACAAGCAGAGAGAGAGTTTCTTTCACTAGTCCTCAACATTCAAAGAGTCCCAGTCAATTCCGTTTGAAGCAGGAGATCTGTAGAAACATCTCAGAGATACGCACGCCTACAGGTTTGTCAGATCTTGGAAACCATGATCAGCTGGTGTTATGTGCTTCCAAGGAATCAAAATCGGACCTGGTTACAGCCTTTGAAGAATCTCACAAGAGCCATCTTGAGACCCTTGGCACCACTCTGAGTAGAAATAAAGAGGTGCCGCATAGCATGCCACTAAATGGAAATAGTCCGGCTTCAGTTTCTACTAGTGCTAAAAAGTCTCCTAAGTCATGTTTGTCAAACAGTTGTTTTAAAAGTTATTCCCGAAAAAAACCTAGAAAAACTGGTCTCACCATGGCCTCGGAACAAATTGAGAGTGCAGGATGTCCTCCCATTAATGAGGTGAGTAAACATTCTGATAACGTGAACATCTCCTCAGAAAAAGAACAGGATGGAACTGAATTGTTTTCTGCAGAAAAGGACCAAAGTGGTCTGCTCCCTGGGAAAAGGAGGGTGGGCATGTTATATAGTAGCTCCAATTCTTCAAAAACTAGTCATAATCCAGACAGCATGTTAGATCGTGGCCTGGTAGAAGATCGTGGCATAGAGTTAGGAAGACATTTGTTATTAGGGAAGAATGTTCATTCTGAAAATGGTGCAAGTCTTGATCCCTCGCAAAACTGTGATTCTTCCATTTCCAATCCCATAAAACTGGGCAATCAGCAAGAGTGTGATGAGGATGCATTGCAAGCTGGCACTTGCGCGATCACGGGGTTAAAAAAGACTACGTTGAGCAGCAATGTGGACCCTGTGAATTTTCACTTATGTGAGACTAAGGATTCTACTGTTGATCTTAACGGCTTAAGGAATGAACTGCAAGCTGCCAAAAATCCATCTCCAGGCAATGGAGGTGAAGATATTGAGAAGTCCAGTCGGTTGGCTGAATTGGAAAATGCTGTAGGAGATTCTACGTCAGGGTCTAAGCCATTAAAGAGAAAATCCCTTTCCAAGAAGACACTGGGATCTAGACAAAGTCTCTGTAAAGGGGACTCGAGAAATCAGAAAGGTACTATATCTCTTAACAAGGTTGTTCCCGCGAATGAGTCTGCACCCTCTGTGAGTGGGGGCATAAAGAACACAGAGCACCAAGAGGTTCTCAGCTGTGAAAAGGTTGAGGTTCCACCAGCAGATACTGCAGAATCAAACAAAGAGACTGAGAAAAGAAAACACTTTGATTCTGGAAATGAAGATATTAAAACAGCTGAATCCATAAATAGAGATGCTGAGACTCCAGAAAACAAAGAGTATGATGAGTTGAATGTCGCAAGAGCAGAGTTAGGTGGAGCACCACACTCAGGGGTTAATCCTACGGAGAAGAATCCAGCTGTGAACCAGTTGGTAAATCGGACTGATGTGGAAGATTGTGCTGTGAGGCATGATTCTGACAACAAAAGTTCTAAAGCTCAAGAGACTATTTCCAGGAAGAAGACTAGGTCAAATAAATCAACTTCTGTGGAGAATGATGTAGATGTGAAAGAAACCAAAGGTCCAAAGTATTTGATGAAGAGGAGCAGGACAACTAATTTAGCTGCCAAAAGAGCTGTAGTTTCGACAAAAGTTGCCAAAAGGAAGAAGTCCAAAAGCGAGACAAAGAATGCAGAATTAGAGAAGGGAAGAGGTTTACCTGTAACAGGCGAAGCCACACTGGCACCTGATCATGAATTGAACTCCATGGATGCAGAGAAGGAGAATGAACCTGCTATTGGAGGCCAATGCACAACATATATTGAACAAGGGGCTGGCGAAATGTCTCCAAAATGTAAAATAAAGCCTCTAAAGGCTATTGTTGCAAATCCTGACGCTTTGCAGGTTACAAAAGTAGGTACTGAGCCGATGTGGTTTATCCTTAGTGGGCATAGGCTACAAAGAAAGGAGTTTGAGAAGGTCATCAAACGTTTGAAAGGAAATGTGTGCAGAGATTCTCATCAATGGTCATATCAGGCAACACATTTCATTGTCCCGGATCCAGTTCGCAGAACTGAAAAGTTTTTAGCTGCTGCAGCCTCCGGAAG GTGGATCCTGAAGACCGATTATTTAACTGCCAGCAATGAAGCTGGAAGACTCTTGGATGAAGAACAATATGAATGGCACAAAAAGGGCTTGACAGAAGATTTAGCCATCGACTTAGAGGCCCCAAGAAAGTGGCGGCTTCTGAGGGAGAGAACTGGTCATGGTGCATTTTATGGAATGAAGATAATCATATATGGAGACTGCATTGTACCACCACTG gATACACTAAAACGTGCTGTCAAGACCGGAGATGGTATTATATTAGCAACTTCACCTCCTTACACTCAGTTCCTTAAGTCAGGTGTTGATTTTGCTATTGTCGATGAGAccatgccccattatgataagtGGGTTCAAGAATTCCTAAGGCACGAGATACCTTGTGTTTTGCCTGATTACTTGGTGGCTTATGTGTGCAAGCCCGGTCATCTCCGTGACAGTTATGTAAAATACAATACTCATACTTGGGTAGAAAGGTCATTGAAGAACCTGACAGATCGCTTGGAAGAGGTTGTTGAGGACATGGTGCCATCAGATGACAATAGTAACTAA